A window of Corallococcus macrosporus DSM 14697 contains these coding sequences:
- a CDS encoding DUF2924 domain-containing protein gives MPRTTAPKTKKLESMNLTELRARYREVVGEETRSPNKKYLIRRIEESLAAKKQRSPSRRAKAAALSAPPAPASPAATPAAGTQPAPRRGRFAAMSLEELQAKYLEVVGRPTGSRDVPYLKWKIREAEAGRIKVGPRPERELKVREDGKRVIPLSFEDEALKALDKAWRDAGLPSRTRFFRQAVYRELKAMGATEAAAHFAPKTEE, from the coding sequence ATGCCCCGCACCACCGCCCCGAAGACGAAGAAGCTGGAGTCCATGAACCTGACGGAGCTGCGCGCCCGCTACCGCGAAGTGGTGGGCGAGGAGACGCGCAGCCCCAACAAGAAGTACCTCATCCGCCGCATCGAGGAGTCCCTCGCCGCGAAGAAGCAGCGCAGCCCCTCCCGCCGGGCGAAGGCCGCCGCCCTCAGCGCGCCTCCGGCGCCCGCATCACCGGCCGCCACCCCGGCCGCAGGCACGCAGCCCGCCCCTCGGCGCGGGCGCTTCGCTGCCATGTCGCTGGAGGAGTTGCAGGCGAAGTACCTCGAAGTCGTGGGACGCCCGACGGGTAGCCGAGACGTCCCCTACCTCAAGTGGAAGATTCGGGAGGCGGAGGCCGGGCGAATCAAGGTGGGCCCGCGTCCCGAGCGCGAGCTGAAGGTGCGCGAGGACGGCAAGCGCGTCATCCCGCTCTCCTTCGAAGACGAGGCCCTCAAGGCCCTGGACAAGGCCTGGCGCGACGCGGGCCTGCCGAGCAGGACTCGCTTCTTCCGGCAGGCGGTCTACCGGGAACTCAAGGCCATGGGCGCCACCGAGGCCGCCGCGCACTTTGCTCCGAAGACTGAGGAGTGA
- a CDS encoding DUF6900 domain-containing protein, whose protein sequence is MAPRRPHTSATAKPDPALQETFERIARETLNIKTLKTRSSDSLDFHEVAVWRLKEALEAAYQAGLSAASNARSK, encoded by the coding sequence ATGGCACCCCGCAGGCCACACACCTCAGCCACCGCGAAGCCCGACCCGGCCCTCCAAGAAACCTTTGAGCGCATTGCTCGCGAGACGCTGAACATCAAAACCTTGAAGACACGCAGCAGCGACAGCCTCGACTTTCACGAGGTGGCAGTGTGGCGCCTGAAGGAGGCTCTCGAAGCCGCCTATCAGGCCGGCCTGAGTGCCGCCAGCAACGCCCGCAGCAAGTAG